In Mastigocladopsis repens PCC 10914, a single window of DNA contains:
- the rpmF gene encoding 50S ribosomal protein L32: protein MAVPKKKTSKSKRDKRRATWRHKATVQAQKALSLGKSILTGRSTFVYPSAEEEDEEES, encoded by the coding sequence ATGGCTGTTCCTAAGAAGAAAACATCCAAGTCTAAACGAGACAAACGTCGAGCTACATGGAGGCACAAAGCCACAGTTCAAGCTCAGAAAGCTCTTTCTTTGGGCAAGTCTATTTTGACTGGACGTTCTACATTTGTCTATCCATCAGCTGAAGAAGAGGATGAAGAGGAATCATAA
- a CDS encoding sulfite oxidase-like oxidoreductase: MVGKFFQKATKQEGERVPPGQYLAKGFPVLTYGATPQVSIDEWEFRVWGLAKGATFTWSDFMALPQHEFTADFHCVTRWSKLDVKWTGIKVTDFMKLIEVDPKAVHVMEHCYGGYTTNLPLEDFVREENFFAFKVFGEALPAEHGGPLRLVVPHLYAWKSAKWINGLEFLEREESGFWERNGYHRRGEPWAEERYS; this comes from the coding sequence ATGGTAGGAAAATTTTTTCAAAAGGCTACAAAACAAGAGGGCGAACGCGTTCCTCCGGGTCAGTATTTGGCTAAGGGGTTTCCTGTATTAACCTACGGTGCTACTCCTCAAGTTAGCATCGACGAATGGGAGTTTCGGGTATGGGGTTTGGCAAAAGGAGCAACCTTTACCTGGTCTGACTTCATGGCGCTTCCGCAGCACGAATTCACAGCAGATTTCCACTGTGTCACGCGCTGGTCGAAACTTGATGTCAAGTGGACTGGTATCAAGGTTACAGACTTTATGAAACTCATTGAGGTAGACCCCAAAGCAGTTCACGTTATGGAACACTGCTACGGTGGCTATACTACTAATCTCCCATTGGAAGACTTTGTGCGCGAAGAAAACTTCTTTGCCTTTAAAGTCTTTGGAGAGGCGTTACCAGCAGAACATGGTGGTCCATTGCGGCTTGTCGTTCCCCACCTCTACGCCTGGAAAAGTGCCAAGTGGATTAATGGTTTGGAGTTTCTAGAACGCGAGGAATCGGGTTTTTGGGAACGCAATGGCTATCATCGCCGTGGTGAACCCTGGGCGGAAGAACGTTATAGTTAG
- a CDS encoding aldehyde dehydrogenase: protein MITQELSITDIIRKQRDFFKTGQTKDINFRLEQLKTLKQAVSENKEAIINALKADLNKPEFESYATEIGTIQEIDYAIKHIKTWTKPQKAPVSLQLFPASAKIYPEPLGVVLIIAPWNYPFQLIISPLVGAIAAGNCAILKPSELAPHTSRLVSEMTEKYFDPAYITVVEGGVQTSQQLLAEKFDHIFFTGGTAVGKIVMEAAAKHLTPVTLELGGKSPCIVDSDINIEHTSRRITWGKFLNAGQTCIAPDYLLVDKKIKANLLDEIQKRLQEFYGDNPAKSSDYARIIHQKHFDRLVTLLKDGEIRIGGETNPSELYIAPTVLDNVSLTDSVMQEEIFGPILPVIEYTDITEAIALINSKSKPLALYLFSNNKNLQQRVLQETSSGGVCINDTAMQYAVSSLPFGGVGDSGIGNYHGKFSFDTFSHYKSVLHKSFLLDFKWLYPPYEGKLSTLKRIIG from the coding sequence ATGATTACTCAAGAATTATCAATTACCGATATTATCCGCAAACAACGTGATTTTTTTAAGACTGGTCAGACAAAAGACATTAATTTTCGACTTGAACAACTGAAAACTTTAAAACAAGCAGTCAGTGAGAATAAAGAAGCGATTATCAACGCATTAAAAGCGGATTTGAATAAACCAGAATTTGAGAGTTATGCTACAGAAATTGGAACAATCCAAGAAATTGACTATGCTATCAAACACATCAAAACTTGGACTAAACCTCAGAAAGCACCAGTTTCCCTGCAACTATTTCCCGCTTCAGCAAAAATTTATCCTGAACCGCTAGGAGTGGTTTTAATTATTGCTCCTTGGAATTATCCGTTTCAATTAATTATCTCACCGTTGGTAGGTGCTATTGCCGCAGGCAACTGTGCTATTCTCAAACCTTCAGAACTTGCACCCCACACCTCTCGTCTTGTCAGTGAGATGACGGAAAAATATTTCGACCCGGCATATATTACTGTGGTAGAAGGAGGTGTGCAAACAAGTCAACAATTACTTGCTGAAAAGTTTGACCACATCTTTTTTACTGGTGGTACGGCTGTGGGCAAAATAGTTATGGAAGCAGCTGCAAAACACCTGACACCTGTGACTTTGGAATTGGGCGGCAAAAGTCCTTGCATTGTAGATTCTGACATCAATATCGAACACACCTCCAGACGCATTACTTGGGGCAAATTTCTCAACGCTGGACAAACTTGTATCGCACCTGACTATCTTTTAGTTGATAAAAAAATCAAAGCAAATTTATTAGATGAAATTCAAAAACGCCTGCAAGAATTTTATGGAGACAATCCAGCCAAGAGTTCTGATTATGCAAGGATTATCCATCAAAAACATTTTGACAGGTTAGTTACCCTCTTGAAAGATGGCGAAATTCGCATTGGGGGAGAAACCAATCCTTCGGAACTTTATATTGCTCCGACAGTGCTTGATAATGTCTCCTTGACAGACTCCGTCATGCAGGAAGAAATTTTTGGTCCGATTCTTCCTGTGATTGAATATACGGATATAACAGAAGCGATCGCCCTAATTAACTCTAAATCAAAACCCTTGGCTTTGTACTTATTTTCTAATAACAAAAACCTGCAACAACGAGTCTTGCAGGAAACCTCATCTGGTGGAGTTTGTATCAACGACACAGCGATGCAGTATGCTGTTTCATCTTTACCATTCGGCGGTGTGGGTGATAGCGGAATTGGTAACTATCACGGTAAATTCAGCTTTGACACCTTTTCCCATTACAAAAGTGTCCTGCACAAATCTTTTCTGCTGGACTTCAAATGGTTATACCCTCCCTATGAGGGCAAATTGTCTACACTGAAGCGAATTATTGGTTAA
- a CDS encoding sensor histidine kinase: MSQSSKSDKILVVDDSPDNVFLIKTILEEEGYTVSTAENGASALAQIETSTCDLVLLDLMMPGIDGYEVTKRIRQNMTLPFIPILLITAHDSPNVAQGLDLGADDFIRKPVTVDELMARVRSLLRLKHSIDERDEIARQRQDFVSRLTHDLRTPLVAADRILLLFQEGALGTLSPQMQEVIEIMARSNSNLLAMVNTLLEVYRFEAGRKTLAFQPVNLSQLLEEVSQELSPLAAQKELAVNLDFGEKSGTCIVMGDRLELHRLFTNLIGNAIKFTDTGSITIRITPAIAAEDYITVEVADTGSGIPPEEQATLFERFRQGSHKRSGSGLGLYLSRRIVEAHQGTILMNSEVGKGSVFTVRLPIKQ; the protein is encoded by the coding sequence ATGTCTCAATCTTCTAAGTCTGATAAGATTCTGGTTGTAGATGATTCTCCTGATAATGTATTTCTAATTAAAACCATTTTGGAGGAAGAAGGCTACACGGTTAGCACGGCAGAAAATGGTGCTTCGGCATTGGCACAGATCGAAACATCTACTTGTGACTTGGTGTTGCTGGATCTGATGATGCCGGGTATAGATGGTTACGAAGTCACTAAGCGGATTCGGCAAAATATGACTTTGCCATTCATCCCAATTCTGCTGATTACTGCACATGACTCACCCAATGTCGCGCAAGGATTAGACTTAGGTGCAGACGATTTTATCCGCAAACCTGTCACAGTAGATGAATTGATGGCGCGAGTGCGATCGCTCCTCCGCCTCAAGCACAGTATAGATGAACGCGATGAAATCGCTCGCCAACGGCAAGATTTTGTCTCTCGCCTCACCCATGACTTACGTACACCCCTGGTAGCAGCTGATCGCATACTGTTGCTGTTTCAGGAGGGTGCTTTGGGAACGCTATCACCACAAATGCAGGAAGTGATAGAAATCATGGCTCGCAGTAACAGCAACCTGCTGGCTATGGTAAATACTTTACTCGAAGTTTATCGCTTTGAAGCAGGTCGCAAAACCCTGGCGTTTCAACCAGTTAATCTCAGCCAATTACTAGAAGAAGTCTCTCAAGAATTAAGTCCTTTAGCTGCACAAAAGGAACTTGCAGTTAATTTGGATTTCGGTGAGAAGTCAGGAACTTGTATAGTAATGGGCGATCGCCTAGAACTGCATCGGCTATTCACCAACCTGATAGGCAATGCTATCAAATTTACAGATACCGGCTCAATTACCATCCGCATCACTCCAGCCATCGCTGCTGAGGACTACATTACAGTTGAGGTAGCGGATACGGGTTCGGGTATTCCCCCTGAAGAACAAGCAACTTTATTTGAACGATTTCGCCAAGGAAGTCACAAGCGTTCTGGTAGTGGCTTAGGACTGTACCTTTCTCGCCGAATTGTTGAAGCGCATCAAGGCACTATTCTCATGAATTCAGAAGTCGGCAAAGGGAGTGTCTTCACAGTACGTTTGCCCATCAAACAGTAA
- a CDS encoding CU044_2847 family protein, producing the protein MKRIVEFPLESGESILVEVDEPAVIDDRIGLRDQIVDKAHQTFESALDKIRPVANVILTKVRNIKEPADEVEVKFGIKISAELGAVIASGNGEVNYEITLKWKRESQDDHTA; encoded by the coding sequence GTGAAGCGCATAGTTGAATTTCCTCTGGAAAGCGGCGAATCGATTCTTGTAGAAGTAGATGAGCCAGCAGTCATTGACGATCGCATTGGTTTACGGGATCAGATTGTTGACAAGGCTCATCAGACTTTCGAGTCTGCTTTGGATAAGATAAGACCAGTAGCTAATGTGATTCTCACCAAGGTGCGTAATATCAAAGAGCCAGCGGACGAAGTGGAAGTCAAGTTTGGCATTAAAATTAGTGCAGAACTTGGGGCAGTGATTGCTTCTGGTAATGGCGAGGTCAACTACGAAATTACCCTGAAGTGGAAACGGGAGTCACAGGATGACCACACCGCTTGA
- a CDS encoding serine protease family protein, with translation MTTPLESSVVRIYSNGGKVIGAGFLVSQKHILTCAHVVADALGLSRAIVEKPEQTITLDFPIVAAKQFFKARVVFWRIGSIIWGRQ, from the coding sequence ATGACCACACCGCTTGAGTCATCAGTCGTCAGGATTTACTCCAACGGTGGCAAAGTGATTGGTGCTGGCTTCTTGGTATCCCAAAAGCATATCCTTACTTGCGCTCATGTCGTCGCAGATGCTTTGGGACTTTCGCGAGCTATTGTTGAAAAGCCTGAGCAAACAATCACCTTAGACTTCCCGATAGTAGCAGCAAAACAGTTTTTCAAAGCCAGAGTGGTCTTTTGGCGTATCGGCTCAATAATTTGGGGTAGGCAGTGA
- a CDS encoding type II toxin-antitoxin system death-on-curing family toxin, whose protein sequence is MRHLTIEEVLQIYHRIIEQSGGSAGISNLGGLESAIAQPQMTFGGEELYPTIVEKASALGFSLIKNHPFIDGNKRIGHAAMEVFLVLNGYEIDAGVDEQEQVILQVASGELGRDELTQWLRSRIIPIPGFTDFV, encoded by the coding sequence ATGCGCCATCTCACCATAGAAGAGGTTTTACAGATCTATCATCGCATCATCGAGCAGTCAGGTGGTTCAGCAGGTATTTCTAACCTTGGTGGACTGGAGTCAGCTATAGCTCAACCACAGATGACATTTGGCGGCGAGGAACTTTACCCTACAATAGTTGAGAAAGCTTCGGCTCTTGGTTTTTCCTTGATTAAAAACCATCCTTTCATAGATGGCAACAAACGCATTGGTCACGCTGCAATGGAAGTCTTCCTGGTATTAAATGGCTATGAAATTGATGCAGGAGTAGATGAGCAAGAGCAAGTAATTTTGCAAGTAGCATCTGGTGAATTAGGGCGAGACGAATTGACTCAATGGCTTCGCAGTCGTATCATTCCCATACCAGGTTTTACTGATTTTGTATAG
- a CDS encoding DUF4351 domain-containing protein, giving the protein MAENERSHPYPKTSDRFKDLIRQLFSEEIMRESVIYQDILEEGKREEALTYTMRLLKRRLVTVEPEQEQQIRGLSVTQLENLGEALLDFSSAADLVTWLQANNC; this is encoded by the coding sequence TTGGCAGAGAATGAGCGATCGCACCCTTACCCCAAAACAAGCGATCGCTTTAAGGATTTAATTCGCCAACTTTTTAGCGAGGAAATTATGCGGGAATCTGTTATTTACCAAGACATTCTCGAAGAAGGAAAGCGGGAAGAGGCGCTAACGTACACTATGCGCCTACTGAAACGCCGACTTGTTACAGTTGAGCCAGAACAGGAACAGCAAATTAGGGGGCTATCCGTCACGCAGCTAGAAAATTTAGGTGAGGCGCTGTTGGATTTTTCCTCAGCAGCTGATTTAGTCACCTGGTTGCAGGCTAATAATTGCTAA
- the ureC gene encoding urease subunit alpha: MDRRAYAETFGPTVGDRIRLADTELFIEVEQDLTTYGDEVKFGGGKVIRDGMGQSPISNADGAVDLVITNALILDWWGIVKADIGIKDGKIFKIGKAGNPYIQDNVDIIIGPGTEALAGEGMILTAGGIDSHIHFICPQQIEVAIASGITTMIGGGTGPATGTNATTCTPGPWNIYRMLQAADAFPVNLGFLGKGNASQPQGLVEQVQAGAIGLKLHEDWGTTPAAIDTCLTVADEYDVQVAIHTDTLNEAGFVEDTIAAFKNRVIHTYHTEGAGGGHAPDIIKVCGEANVLPSSTNPTRPYTVNTLDEHLDMLMVCHHLDAGIAEDVAFAESRIRRETIAAEDILHDLGAFSMISSDSQAMGRVGEVIIRTWQTAHKMKVQRGNLTPTPLLVGQGEKADNFRAKRYVAKYTINPAITHGISQYVGSVEEGKLADLCLWRPAFFGVKPEIVIKGGMIAWSQMGDANASIPTPQPVHMRPMFGSFAGARHATSFTFVSQAALEREIPSQLGLQKQAVAVSGTRQLSKRDMKLNDALPHIEVDPETYEVRANGELLTCEPATVLPMAQRYFLF, translated from the coding sequence ATGGATCGCCGCGCCTATGCGGAAACCTTTGGTCCAACAGTAGGAGATCGCATCCGACTAGCCGACACAGAATTATTTATCGAAGTTGAACAAGATCTCACCACCTACGGCGATGAGGTAAAATTTGGTGGCGGTAAAGTCATCCGCGATGGGATGGGACAGTCTCCCATTTCCAACGCTGATGGTGCGGTTGATTTAGTCATTACCAATGCCTTAATTCTCGATTGGTGGGGTATTGTTAAAGCAGATATCGGTATTAAAGACGGCAAGATATTCAAAATTGGTAAAGCTGGAAATCCTTATATTCAAGACAACGTAGATATTATTATTGGTCCTGGTACCGAAGCACTAGCTGGGGAAGGAATGATTCTCACTGCTGGCGGTATCGACTCCCACATTCACTTTATATGTCCTCAACAGATTGAAGTGGCGATCGCCTCGGGTATCACCACCATGATTGGCGGTGGTACTGGTCCAGCTACGGGTACAAATGCTACCACCTGCACCCCTGGACCTTGGAACATTTACCGAATGTTGCAAGCCGCCGATGCCTTCCCAGTGAACTTAGGATTTCTTGGTAAAGGCAATGCCAGCCAACCCCAAGGACTGGTAGAACAAGTGCAAGCAGGTGCAATCGGGTTAAAACTGCACGAAGACTGGGGAACCACACCCGCAGCAATTGATACCTGTCTCACCGTTGCTGATGAGTATGATGTACAAGTAGCAATTCATACTGATACTTTAAACGAAGCGGGGTTTGTGGAAGATACCATCGCCGCTTTCAAAAATCGTGTTATCCATACTTACCATACTGAAGGTGCAGGCGGCGGTCACGCACCAGACATTATCAAAGTGTGTGGAGAAGCAAATGTACTACCATCTTCCACCAACCCCACACGTCCTTACACCGTCAATACCTTAGATGAACACCTGGATATGTTGATGGTGTGCCATCACCTCGACGCTGGTATTGCCGAGGATGTGGCGTTTGCAGAGTCGCGTATCCGTCGGGAAACCATCGCAGCTGAAGATATTCTGCATGACTTGGGTGCATTCAGCATGATTTCTTCCGACTCCCAAGCTATGGGACGGGTAGGAGAAGTGATAATTCGCACCTGGCAAACGGCACACAAAATGAAAGTGCAACGGGGAAACCTCACCCCAACCCCTCTCCTTGTAGGACAGGGGGAAAAAGCAGACAATTTCCGGGCGAAGAGGTATGTTGCTAAGTACACTATAAACCCAGCAATAACCCACGGTATTTCCCAATATGTGGGTTCAGTGGAAGAGGGAAAACTGGCAGATTTGTGTTTGTGGCGTCCAGCGTTTTTTGGTGTGAAGCCGGAGATAGTCATTAAAGGGGGAATGATTGCATGGTCACAAATGGGCGATGCGAATGCAAGTATTCCCACACCGCAACCAGTGCATATGCGACCTATGTTTGGCAGTTTTGCAGGTGCGCGTCACGCCACATCGTTCACTTTTGTCTCGCAAGCTGCTTTAGAAAGAGAGATTCCCAGTCAGTTGGGTTTGCAAAAGCAAGCAGTTGCAGTTTCCGGGACACGTCAGTTGAGTAAGCGGGATATGAAGCTGAATGATGCGTTACCTCATATTGAAGTAGATCCGGAAACCTATGAAGTGAGGGCGAATGGGGAGTTGCTAACGTGCGAACCCGCAACGGTTTTGCCAATGGCGCAAAGATACTTTTTGTTTTGA
- a CDS encoding Coq4 family protein: MLLSEQRQLKHNLSTILKGIVSLFREPTNLDYVYDIEDGLRNTKATSLAVEFMKSQPGVAQLIEERYLAPTPDIESLLKYPEDTLGYTYAAYIKTAGFDANFYRNVKVEDENSYILLRIRQTHDIWHIVTGFGTDGLGELGLKAFELAQTRRNLAVVLVGGGLLIALVKSPEGIGYLLDHIAMGYRMGSKAKPLLAQKWEEHWDKPLSEWRAELGLEPASVYTP; the protein is encoded by the coding sequence ATGTTGCTTTCAGAACAGCGACAACTTAAGCATAATTTATCAACTATATTAAAAGGAATTGTTTCTCTGTTCAGAGAACCCACTAATCTTGACTATGTTTACGATATCGAAGATGGGTTGCGTAACACTAAGGCAACTTCACTAGCAGTAGAGTTTATGAAATCCCAGCCAGGGGTAGCCCAGCTAATTGAAGAACGTTATCTTGCACCAACTCCTGATATAGAAAGTTTACTGAAGTATCCCGAAGACACATTAGGATACACTTATGCAGCCTACATCAAAACAGCAGGTTTCGATGCAAATTTTTACCGCAATGTCAAGGTAGAAGATGAGAACAGTTACATTCTTTTACGCATACGTCAAACCCATGATATTTGGCATATAGTTACGGGTTTTGGTACTGATGGATTGGGAGAACTGGGACTGAAGGCTTTTGAATTAGCTCAGACACGTAGAAATTTGGCAGTCGTGCTAGTAGGAGGAGGGTTATTAATTGCACTCGTAAAATCACCAGAAGGTATCGGTTATTTATTAGACCATATAGCCATGGGATATAGGATGGGGTCGAAAGCAAAACCCTTGTTGGCTCAAAAGTGGGAGGAACACTGGGATAAGCCTTTATCGGAGTGGAGGGCTGAATTAGGACTTGAGCCAGCCTCGGTTTATACTCCTTAA
- a CDS encoding urease subunit beta codes for MIPGEIITPEGEIELNAGRPTVRLQVSNTGDRPIQVGSHFHFFEVNAALNFDREQARGMRLDIPAGTAVRFEPGDEKEVTLVPLVGSRQVYGFNARVNGQLPQL; via the coding sequence ATGATTCCAGGGGAAATTATTACACCAGAAGGGGAAATAGAACTTAATGCAGGTCGTCCTACTGTAAGATTGCAAGTCTCAAATACAGGAGATAGACCGATACAAGTTGGTTCCCACTTTCACTTTTTTGAAGTCAACGCCGCATTAAATTTTGATAGAGAACAAGCGAGGGGAATGCGCCTTGATATACCCGCAGGGACAGCAGTTCGCTTTGAACCAGGCGATGAAAAAGAAGTGACATTAGTCCCGTTAGTTGGGAGTCGCCAAGTTTACGGTTTTAATGCCAGAGTCAATGGACAGCTGCCACAATTATAA
- the ureA gene encoding urease subunit gamma, which produces MQLTPQEKDKLLIFTAALLAERRKERGLKLNYPEAVAYISAAILEGARDGQTVAELMSHGTTLLTRDDVMEGVPEMVPEVQVEATFPDGTKLVTVHNPIR; this is translated from the coding sequence ATGCAACTGACGCCGCAGGAAAAAGATAAACTGTTGATTTTTACCGCTGCGCTATTGGCAGAAAGACGCAAAGAAAGAGGTTTGAAGTTGAATTATCCCGAAGCAGTAGCGTATATTTCTGCTGCTATTTTGGAAGGTGCGAGAGACGGGCAAACAGTTGCAGAATTGATGAGTCATGGGACAACGCTATTAACGCGGGATGATGTGATGGAAGGTGTCCCAGAAATGGTGCCTGAAGTGCAGGTGGAAGCAACTTTTCCTGATGGGACAAAACTCGTCACCGTTCATAACCCAATTCGTTGA
- a CDS encoding urease accessory protein UreD: MSSLLEKELPTGWYGKLSLVYAHRQNTTTLIHNQNQAPLKVQRPFYPEGQQVCHSVILHTAGGIVGGDRLSCNFHLQPNAQALITTAAASKIYRSNGTQAQQNIEIRVDSGACLELLPQETIVFNGAIYRQDLRVELATKASWIGWEITRFGRSARGEKFLQGEWRSHTEIWQQGVPLWIDRQLLPGSEEVFHSPHGLAGQPLVGSLVYVGQEVSPELVEKVRSLWNGKGEAGVTRLSCGLLCRYRGSTTSEVRNWFTAVWQLLRQSFLARSSCVPRVWQL; the protein is encoded by the coding sequence ATGAGTAGCCTTTTAGAGAAAGAACTTCCAACTGGCTGGTATGGCAAACTTAGCTTAGTGTATGCCCATCGCCAAAATACAACAACGCTCATTCACAACCAGAATCAAGCACCGCTGAAGGTACAACGCCCATTTTATCCAGAAGGGCAACAGGTTTGTCATAGCGTGATTTTACATACGGCTGGGGGAATTGTGGGGGGCGATCGCCTTTCTTGCAACTTCCACCTCCAACCCAACGCTCAAGCACTCATCACAACAGCAGCAGCAAGTAAGATATATCGTAGTAATGGGACTCAAGCACAACAAAACATTGAGATAAGAGTTGATTCAGGTGCTTGTTTGGAATTGTTACCCCAGGAAACAATTGTCTTTAATGGTGCAATTTATCGGCAAGACTTGCGGGTAGAATTAGCTACGAAAGCGAGTTGGATCGGCTGGGAAATCACCCGCTTTGGACGCAGTGCTAGAGGAGAGAAATTCTTGCAAGGAGAATGGCGATCGCACACTGAAATTTGGCAGCAAGGCGTTCCCTTGTGGATTGATAGACAATTGTTACCTGGTAGCGAAGAAGTTTTTCATAGTCCCCACGGCTTGGCAGGGCAACCTCTGGTAGGTAGTCTAGTATACGTTGGGCAAGAAGTTTCACCGGAGTTGGTAGAGAAAGTGCGTTCTCTGTGGAATGGCAAAGGGGAAGCAGGTGTGACTCGTCTTTCATGTGGATTATTGTGTCGATATCGTGGTTCTACGACATCTGAGGTGAGAAACTGGTTTACAGCTGTGTGGCAACTGCTGCGACAATCATTTTTGGCGCGTTCTAGTTGTGTACCAAGAGTTTGGCAACTTTAA
- a CDS encoding class I SAM-dependent methyltransferase — protein MTDHSEPTYLHTMNPLTRFSDRVGDYVKYRPSYPAAAIDIILEGLAALPSQLLAVDIGAGTGISSRLLAERGVNVIAIEPNAAMREAAEPLSGLEFRDGTAEVTKLPNASVDLVTCFQAFHWFKSELSLLEFRRILKPSGRLAVVWNNRDENDELTAEYCRLVRAASNNHPAESRMESVEPLVATQHFVNHREYTFVYRQELDLTGLIGRAMSVSYLPREDLVYEQVVSDLQQLYQRFCDERGFVYLVYRTSVHLAEPSNE, from the coding sequence ATGACCGATCACTCCGAACCAACATACCTACACACAATGAACCCGCTGACTCGATTCTCAGACAGAGTAGGGGATTATGTGAAGTACCGACCAAGCTACCCAGCCGCAGCAATTGATATTATCCTCGAGGGGTTAGCAGCATTACCGTCACAACTCCTAGCAGTAGATATTGGTGCGGGTACAGGAATTTCATCGCGGTTGTTAGCAGAACGCGGTGTCAATGTCATTGCGATTGAACCAAACGCAGCAATGAGAGAAGCTGCGGAACCTCTTTCAGGACTGGAATTTCGTGATGGAACAGCAGAAGTTACCAAATTACCTAACGCATCGGTTGACTTAGTAACTTGTTTTCAGGCTTTCCACTGGTTCAAATCTGAGCTAAGTTTATTAGAATTCCGCCGCATTCTCAAACCATCGGGACGGTTGGCGGTGGTGTGGAATAACCGCGATGAAAATGACGAGTTGACTGCTGAATATTGCCGCTTGGTACGTGCAGCATCGAATAACCACCCTGCTGAGTCGCGGATGGAGTCTGTGGAACCACTCGTAGCAACTCAACATTTTGTTAACCACCGCGAATATACCTTTGTTTATAGGCAAGAGTTAGATTTAACTGGACTTATTGGACGTGCGATGAGTGTTTCCTATCTTCCTCGTGAAGACTTAGTGTACGAACAGGTTGTTTCTGATTTGCAACAGTTGTATCAGCGCTTTTGCGATGAACGCGGTTTTGTTTATCTGGTTTATCGTACCAGCGTACACCTTGCTGAACCATCAAATGAGTAG